A portion of the Streptomyces sp. NBC_01335 genome contains these proteins:
- a CDS encoding anthranilate synthase family protein, producing MNSGADEARSGTPHPLLSRILAADPPPFALLHRPQATGADRLELLVGTVSQPGSLAELPLPQGPGSDRHDVLAVLPYRQLAERGYACLDDGTPLLALTVEEQCGLSRQEFLRDVPDVPIRMDEHGFDVDDEAYAGTVRRIIEDEIGRGTGANFVFRRTYRADLADWGTATALAFFRRLLQGESGVYWTFLIHTGERCLVGATPERHVSLLGGAMTMNPISGTYRYPEGGADADGVMRFLRDAKESDELFMVLDEELKMMGRVCDRGGRVRGPYLKEMERLAHTEYLIEGSSSSGVREILRETLFAPTVTGSPLESACRVIGKYEPHGRGYYSGVAALVGRDADGEVALDSSILIRTADVDPAGRLSIGVGATLVRHSSPQAEVAETRAKAAGLLSVLRGEPDTRHPAQHDAAASARGPALRDHPDVVAALANRNATLAGFWLANPDDRGCPDDRLAGRRLLVVDAEDTFTSMARHCLASLGLDVTVRRFDEPYTLDDQDFVIVGPGPGDPGLHGDSKIAHLRDLTRGLLDSRTPFLSVCLGHQVLSSLLGLDIVRKAEPNQGSQQKIDFFGRPELVGFYNTFAAHSASATLSCPFRGAEIRVCRDPGSGEVHALRGPGYASVQFHPASVLTSNGTAVLRELLVGVAEG from the coding sequence ATGAACTCCGGTGCCGACGAGGCGCGCTCCGGCACACCGCACCCGCTCCTGTCCCGGATCCTCGCCGCCGACCCGCCGCCGTTCGCCCTGCTGCACCGGCCGCAGGCCACCGGAGCGGACCGCCTGGAACTGCTGGTGGGCACGGTCTCCCAGCCCGGTTCGCTCGCCGAACTCCCACTGCCGCAGGGCCCCGGCTCCGACCGGCACGACGTGCTCGCCGTACTGCCCTACCGGCAGCTGGCCGAACGCGGCTATGCCTGCCTGGACGACGGCACCCCCTTGCTCGCCCTGACGGTCGAGGAACAGTGCGGCCTGTCCCGGCAGGAGTTCCTGCGGGACGTCCCGGACGTGCCGATCAGGATGGACGAGCACGGCTTCGACGTCGACGACGAGGCGTACGCCGGCACGGTGCGCCGGATCATCGAGGACGAGATCGGCCGGGGCACCGGCGCCAACTTCGTCTTCCGGCGCACCTACCGGGCGGATCTGGCGGACTGGGGCACGGCTACCGCCCTGGCGTTCTTCCGCCGGCTGCTCCAGGGCGAATCCGGCGTCTACTGGACGTTCCTGATCCACACGGGCGAGAGGTGCCTCGTCGGCGCGACCCCGGAACGGCACGTGAGCCTGCTCGGCGGCGCCATGACGATGAACCCCATCAGTGGCACCTACCGATATCCCGAAGGCGGCGCGGATGCCGACGGGGTGATGAGATTCCTGCGGGACGCCAAGGAGTCGGACGAGCTTTTCATGGTCCTCGACGAGGAACTGAAGATGATGGGCCGGGTGTGCGACCGCGGCGGCCGGGTGCGCGGTCCGTACCTCAAGGAGATGGAGCGCCTCGCGCACACCGAGTACCTCATCGAGGGCTCCAGCAGCAGCGGCGTGCGCGAGATCCTGCGCGAGACCCTGTTCGCGCCGACGGTGACCGGCAGCCCGCTGGAGAGCGCGTGCCGGGTCATCGGCAAGTACGAACCCCACGGCCGGGGCTACTACAGCGGTGTGGCGGCCCTCGTCGGCCGGGACGCCGACGGCGAGGTCGCCCTGGACTCGTCGATCCTCATCCGCACCGCGGACGTCGACCCGGCGGGCAGGCTCAGCATCGGAGTCGGCGCCACCCTGGTGAGGCACTCCTCTCCGCAGGCCGAGGTGGCCGAGACCCGGGCGAAGGCCGCCGGGCTGCTGTCCGTGCTGCGCGGCGAACCCGACACGAGGCACCCGGCACAGCACGACGCCGCGGCGTCGGCGCGCGGACCGGCACTGAGGGACCACCCCGACGTGGTGGCCGCACTGGCGAACCGCAACGCCACTCTGGCCGGCTTCTGGCTGGCGAACCCTGACGACCGCGGGTGCCCGGACGACCGGCTGGCCGGCCGGCGCCTCCTCGTCGTCGACGCGGAGGACACCTTCACCTCCATGGCCCGGCACTGCCTCGCCTCGCTGGGCCTGGACGTGACGGTGCGCCGCTTCGACGAGCCGTACACCCTCGACGACCAGGACTTCGTGATCGTGGGGCCCGGACCCGGAGACCCGGGGCTGCACGGCGACTCCAAGATCGCGCACCTGCGGGATCTCACCCGGGGGCTGCTGGACTCCCGTACCCCGTTCCTCTCCGTGTGTCTCGGGCACCAGGTGCTGAGTTCACTCCTGGGGCTCGACATCGTGCGCAAGGCGGAGCCCAATCAGGGGTCCCAACAGAAGATCGACTTCTTCGGCCGACCGGAACTCGTCGGTTTCTACAACACGTTCGCCGCGCACTCGGCCTCGGCCACCCTGTCCTGCCCGTTCCGGGGCGCCGAGATCCGGGTCTGCCGCGATCCGGGCAGCGGTGAGGTGCACGCACTGCGCGGCCCCGGCTACGCCTCGGTCCAGTTCCATCCGGCGTCCGTCCTCACGAGCAACGGAACCGCCGTCCTGCGCGAACTCCTCGTCGGCGTGGCGGAAGGCTGA